The sequence below is a genomic window from Wyeomyia smithii strain HCP4-BCI-WySm-NY-G18 chromosome 1, ASM2978416v1, whole genome shotgun sequence.
aaggatgaaccacgagctggcacaactctacggcgaacccagtatccagaaatctcgaaagctggaagggtacaatgggcgGGACATGTTGTAAAAATACCATacaacaatcccgcaaaaattGTGTTCTTCTcgaatccggccggtacaagacgtagaggtgcacaacgagctaggtggttagaccaagtggagcaagatcttggaagtgtgggactttcaagaaactggagacaagATGCTATGGAGCGAGAAGAAAcgctaacgacatctgtcttgtagtgccccagttgcactgcataaacgTTGCCATATGGTTATtatatcgatatcagtgcttggcTTGAATAATGAGCTGATCGTTTATTCTCTGTACCTCTTACTCTAAATAACAGCCAAGAGATCAAGCGGAATTAAAGGtgctataaaaataaaattacagagATAATCAGCATCAATTATTTCTTCGTGAACTGAGGTTTTTATCTCAGCCTAGCGCAACAGCAGTATTTTTCTTCAGCTGATGTCAGTTTTGCAAAAGAACTTGCAAACTATCGCTTAGGAGTATCGAATATGGAGGATGGTAGTGTGTAAAAAATACTCATGACGATGTTTTTGCacgactttttttcaaaaaaagaaagTCCAGTTTGTGCCCTACTTCAAGTTCCACAATACACAGTAATACACTGTCTAGTTTAACGTGCTCACTCGACGGGTTTCGAAACGTTACTGATTGCACCACTTTTTACCCCAATGCCACACATCGCATATTGTCTTGAACATCATCGCCAGCACTGATTTTTACTTTTGATTTTTGGCTTGCCTTCCTTTGCATATATGCAAATGCACCTGCGGTCGATGTTTTGCTGCATTTTGCTTCTTCCATCATCCGCTGTCGGCGCATTATGGTCTCATTTTACTGCACCCAAAGCACGTTATCGTAATTATAGTATGTGCATTATACTTTTTGACTTATAGCGGTACTATCCAATATGTTGTATGAAACATATGGGCGAATGATTTCTCGGCATGTTGTTAACCGATCTCCATTCCTCACCTGTTAGTAGTATTGTTCCCTCTCCACATCTTTGAGTAACTCAAAAGCAAATTACTAACTTCAGTGATATCCTTCCCACAGGTGGCGGCTCGTTTCTGCGAGGGCGGACACCGGTGTCTTCCACCAAAGGAATGTTGCGCCCAGGGTTGCTGTTACCTGTATGCACCACCAAGCGCCCCGCGAACGCCAACTCCGGCAACGGACCATGTACTGAATCTGTTTTTCATTAACCACTGGTACTTTTGGTGCTTTTTGCTAGCAATAGTACTAGCTTTACTCTGTGCCTGTTCCCTGTGGAAAAAACGTCGCCAGCTTTGCGGTTGGGGCTCACCGGGCCACCACTCGCAGTCGGAAGGAGATTCAGCGGGATCATGCTACGCACCACCCCAATATAGTCGTTGCAACTCCTTTCACATACATGCACCACCGCCATATACTGAGGTAAGTTAGAAAACTATGGGTTCATTATTGTGTTTCCTCTCAACGCTCTTTTTAGGTCACATCTAAGCCGGACCTCTACCCGTTAGTTTTCAGTTACGCTGGTGACACCGCGAAAGGAGGCGGCGTTGGAGGAGGTGGAGCTAACTATTTGATGGTACAATACTTTCGCAACTATATCGTACGACCGGTAGGTTCGCTGTCAGGGACCAGTACGGTAGACTCGCTTAGTTCTAGTTTCATTTGTACGGCCAACGAAGCGAACACGCTTGTGCCGCCCCCGTATTCCCGTGCAGCCAGTCCAGATTTATCGATCTCGATTCGCAACTACGGCGGCATGCCCAGGTCTGCTTCACAGCAAGCTTGTACACTGGAAGGAGCATCTAGCGGTCATAGACCAAATTCTGTTCCAAACTCGAACTATTACAGTGGACTTATCGGAAACCATGGATTCGTGCTGCGACCATCCGAAAGTGCCCAATTCAACAACAGCGGTGGAGAAGGCAGAATCAGTAGTAGCGGGGGTCGGGCCAGTGAGCAATCAGGGAGCTCCGTTCAATTGTCCGGTTCGCAGAGTGATCACTACCGATTTAGTGTACATAAtagtaacaataataataacagtgTAGCCAGTGAAATTTCAAACCCAATAGGATTGGTCTACGCGCAACATCATCCTGCCCCAACTGTAGCATCTAGTTGCAACAATTCAGTTGAAGGGAATTTGGATGATTTGCCGATTGCGATCAATGATGACCGGCTCACCAGCAATAATAACAACGCAAATAGTAGCACAACTACGCACAGAGACAGTCTGACGAATGCCAACATATATAGCTCGAGTGGTTCGATTGGTGGAATCTCAATAACGATTCCAGCCAACTCGGAGAGTGAGTATCAAAACTTGAATGCGCTGCGACGAAGTTTGGAAACATGCTGTCAAATCCTGCAACAAAAACAGGCGCAATTTCGCACGCATCAGCAGCCTTCCTCCGGTTTCACAGCAAACAGCGAAGATTCGCCAATCAACGTAGAACTTGCGAAAAAGTTCGAAGGAATGCGCAGCTCGTACATCGGTTCAAATACTGGCTCTAATGTATCGAGTTTAGCAAACCTGGGTACTCCGGATTCGCCACCACGTGCCACTAGCCCGACATTGGAAGTTCGTGAGCTGCTCGAGCAAATACGACAACTACAGAACGTGAGTACAACGAACAGCACCAGCGAAGGTGTTATAATTATAAATCCACAAGTTCAAGCCTTGGAAGCATCTTCGAATATGTCGAACTGTTCAATTAACGCTTTGAACAGCAACGGAAGCAGTACAGCCACTGCACCGCCCGCAACTGCTTCCTCTGGTCATCTTCCGCGACGACCCTCATCGCTCATAAGCAAGAAAAAATTCTTCTCTAAGGTCGCCTCCTCGCAGGGTTCAACACTTGGAGGCCATAAAGCGATGTACATCCCGATCTCATCCAATCAAAACTATGGTAACGGACAGCCCTCAAGCGGTGGCCGTTCACTGTGGAGTCCTTCGTCAGCAGCGAGTGCTGCAGCGGCCGGTCTGCTTGGTCGCAGTCGGGTTCGCTGCAGTTGGATCTCAAAATCGGCACCGACTACGCCGGGAACAGCCCTTCCACCTACCGGAGGACTTAGCGGCAGCGGTGGAGGACCGATTGGCGACCACAGTCCACTGCTACTGAACGAACAGGACGAAGATGGCGAGCAGAACGTGTAGAGTTATGGTGGAAGGGTATGAGCCACGGCCTTCGGCATTAGAAagctttttgttattttgtttcaGTTATTAGAAATGAATGTGTCAAAATTACTAATAATCGTAGAAAACCTGACAATCAGTTCGCTGAAACATCAAAAGATTGCATTGGTAAAAAAAATCCTGTAATGTTGGTGGCTGGTAAGGATAGACTGAAGATAGACAGACGATTCGCTTGATTTGGAAATGGAAATTACTTTGAGCGTCAGAGCGACTACAATTACCAACTTGTCGAAAGCCTATAGCTGCGAACTGCGAAAGTCCCATCATAAAACAAAATACAGTCTTCTGAAAACTACCAACTGAAGCTACCAGTTTCGCTAGTAAAAACATTCAATAGCGTCCTTCATAATCACCGATACATTTTGTGTCGAGGGTTTTGTTTTGAGTATTCGGCTTGGAttctttcaaaaaactcatagcTTGTACATCACTCTCACTGGCATCGTTTTTTGAGTAAAATCATACGATAAGAGAGAGCACTTGAGCGTCTTATCTGGGACGTCCCGAGATGCATTTTCCCGGTAAATTTCAAtttggcggcatccataaagtaCGTCACGCATAAATGGGGGATGTAGGGTTAAGAAAATCGATTTGTGACATAGGGGAGAGGGGGGCATAACGTTGCGTGACGTCacatcaaaaatatttaaaaatttaaaaaaaactggaaatttgTTAAGTTTACCTCCCTTTTACTCACAACCTATTGATTAATAATCAATATCAAAACTAATTAGACAAAAACAATAACAGCAAAGAAAATTCTTCCAAAACTGGTTACATCTAGGCATCAGCAGATAGTCCTGATCCCCCGAATGGGGCTGAcgcagtgttgccacattttcatttgtACTGGGAACTGCAAAAATCCTGTTCATTTGTACTACTGCCGACAAAAATCTGTTCCATTGGAACATAGTTGTTAGTTTTGTAAACTTATGAAATAACAACTTCAACgaagtttttttcattgttttgagAAAACTGAACTACCAGCTCGCCTGTCAATGAAACTTTTCGGTTGCGAAGTCGTGTTCATTGTATCGTTACTGAGTCTTTTACAAAGTTTAATC
It includes:
- the LOC129725640 gene encoding rho GTPase-activating protein gacU isoform X1 is translated as MFLSRGCPSRAGRNLLLLMLYGIAALSNLVAARFCEGGHRCLPPKECCAQGCCYLYAPPSAPRTPTPATDHVLNLFFINHWYFWCFLLAIVLALLCACSLWKKRRQLCGWGSPGHHSQSEGDSAGSCYAPPQYSRCNSFHIHAPPPYTEVTSKPDLYPLVFSYAGDTAKGGGVGGGGANYLMVQYFRNYIVRPVGSLSGTSTVDSLSSSFICTANEANTLVPPPYSRAASPDLSISIRNYGGMPRSASQQACTLEGASSGHRPNSVPNSNYYSGLIGNHGFVLRPSESAQFNNSGGEGRISSSGGRASEQSGSSVQLSGSQSDHYRFSVHNSNNNNNSVASEISNPIGLVYAQHHPAPTVASSCNNSVEGNLDDLPIAINDDRLTSNNNNANSSTTTHRDSLTNANIYSSSGSIGGISITIPANSESEYQNLNALRRSLETCCQILQQKQAQFRTHQQPSSGFTANSEDSPINVELAKKFEGMRSSYIGSNTGSNVSSLANLGTPDSPPRATSPTLEVRELLEQIRQLQNVSTTNSTSEGVIIINPQVQALEASSNMSNCSINALNSNGSSTATAPPATASSGHLPRRPSSLISKKKFFSKVASSQGSTLGGHKAMYIPISSNQNYGNGQPSSGGRSLWSPSSAASAAAAGLLGRSRVRCSWISKSAPTTPGTALPPTGGLSGSGGGPIGDHSPLLLNEQDEDGEQNV
- the LOC129725640 gene encoding rho GTPase-activating protein gacU isoform X2, translating into MHRKDSVVAARFCEGGHRCLPPKECCAQGCCYLYAPPSAPRTPTPATDHVLNLFFINHWYFWCFLLAIVLALLCACSLWKKRRQLCGWGSPGHHSQSEGDSAGSCYAPPQYSRCNSFHIHAPPPYTEVTSKPDLYPLVFSYAGDTAKGGGVGGGGANYLMVQYFRNYIVRPVGSLSGTSTVDSLSSSFICTANEANTLVPPPYSRAASPDLSISIRNYGGMPRSASQQACTLEGASSGHRPNSVPNSNYYSGLIGNHGFVLRPSESAQFNNSGGEGRISSSGGRASEQSGSSVQLSGSQSDHYRFSVHNSNNNNNSVASEISNPIGLVYAQHHPAPTVASSCNNSVEGNLDDLPIAINDDRLTSNNNNANSSTTTHRDSLTNANIYSSSGSIGGISITIPANSESEYQNLNALRRSLETCCQILQQKQAQFRTHQQPSSGFTANSEDSPINVELAKKFEGMRSSYIGSNTGSNVSSLANLGTPDSPPRATSPTLEVRELLEQIRQLQNVSTTNSTSEGVIIINPQVQALEASSNMSNCSINALNSNGSSTATAPPATASSGHLPRRPSSLISKKKFFSKVASSQGSTLGGHKAMYIPISSNQNYGNGQPSSGGRSLWSPSSAASAAAAGLLGRSRVRCSWISKSAPTTPGTALPPTGGLSGSGGGPIGDHSPLLLNEQDEDGEQNV